Proteins encoded within one genomic window of Ptiloglossa arizonensis isolate GNS036 chromosome 3, iyPtiAriz1_principal, whole genome shotgun sequence:
- the Bdp1 gene encoding transcription factor TFIIIB component B'' homolog Bdp1: protein MKRARIKAMVTVPLRRKATQDSSVTETVDVTECDEKDKSKSDDICLALQETSENNFQQKQIQENLVTTEQVQNEQLCHSNENIQCKDEFKERLAESKKETMQSSENSNTLQIVSPIKSAQCRLSYIRPTPKLDSGGRVRRNSIQGSGASASESEDDSRRVTCTATNHIRNDLVHSAESAKDTVANNTKNNLIKSKVGQKRRILVSESARKLAEARREFHLKHENKTPDRSKLTMYDLIYYNPVTNPMKRSKESGMVARKISECQSEEFQEEENVDDPSCAMPVPQVKVGPDGQLIIDEQSLVIEQTNAKKGREVLAKDAIIDDDNNGSGFYKKRQKSKEWPKWETLKFYKALNTVGTDFLLMQSLFPNRTRQEIKLKFKKEEKVNRNLVEKALAYHQEFDTEILEKSLATFENSEKEHSSTQEKRKLQGSKEKRKIKAERKRKCRIVASSIAEMDASDEEDNCIELIEQNENTETSEYQELLNKTNKRRRKGSREEKKISEKALIETDDVESLSLYNGVDSDTEVYHVRPTRSGRLPKVKKLQGPDINTLDNEILNYDSIDHETVTSPKDNLIFNNTDINQETQYENSVKTVIPNIDHVEPGSLVILSKESPEEPGKSVLQVYMVSSNINASQTLKESNITSVNLPPELLATVTTKLSDVESITVKQEYE from the exons ATGAAGCGAGCACGTATTAAAGCTATGGTTACTGTTCCATTACGACGAAAAGCAACACAAGATTCATCAGTTACTGAAACTGTTGATGTAACTGAATGTGATGAAAAAGACAAGAGTAAATCTGATGATATATGTTTGGCATTACAAGAAACttcagaaaataattttcaacaaaagCAAATACAGGAAAACTTGGTAACAACAGAACAAGTGCAGAATGAACAACTGTGTCATAGCAATGAAAATATTCAGTGTAAAGATGAATTCAAAGAGCGTTTGGCCgagtcgaaaaaagaaactatgcAATCATCAGAAAACTCAAATACATTACAAATTG tttctcctaTAAAATCAGCACAATGCCGGCTAAGTTACATTAGACCAACACCTAAATTAGATAGTGGTGGTAGAGTAAGAAGGAATAGTATACAAGGAAGTGGAGCGAGTGCAAGTGAATCAGAAGATGATAGTAGGAGAGTAACTTGTACCGCAACCAATCATATAAGAAATGATTTGGTTCATTCAGCAGAAAGTGCTAAGGACACTGTTGCTAATAATACTAAGAACAACTTAATAAAATCAAAAGTAGGTCAGAAGAGACGTATTTTAGTTTCAGAATCTGCAAGAAAATTAGCAGAGGCTAGAAGagaatttcatttaaaacatGAAAATAAAACGCCAGATAGAAGTAAGCTTACAATGTATGATCTTATATATTATAATCCTGTTACTAATCCTATGAAGAGGTCTAAAGAATCTGGAATGGTGGCAAGAAAAATTTCAGAATGCCA GTCTGAAGAATttcaagaagaagaaaatgtgGATGATCCATCATGTGCAATGCCTGTTCCTCAAGTAAAAGTTGGACCAGATGGTCAGTTAATAATAGATGAACAAAGTCTTGTTATAGAACAAACTAATGCAAAGAAAGGCAGAGAAGTATTAGCGAAGGATGCTATTATTGATGATGATAACAATGGAAGTGGATTTTATAAAAAGCGTCAAAAAAGTAAAGAGTGGCCCAAATGggaaactttaaaattttataaagcATTAAATACAGTAGGTACGGATTTCCTGCTGATGCAAAGTCTTTTTCCAAATAGAACGCGgcaagaaattaaattaaaatttaaaaaagaagaaaaagtaaatagaaacttGGTTGAAAAAGCACTTGCATACCATCAAGAATTTGATactgaaatattagaaaaatcaTTAG CTACGTTCGAAAATTCAGAGAAAGAACATTCCAGTACacaagaaaaacgaaaactGCAGGGatcaaaagaaaaaaggaaaataaaagcaGAAAGAAAGCGAAAATGTA gGATTGTAGCATCTAGTATTGCAGAAATGGATGCATCAGATGAAGAAGATAATTGTATAGAGTTGATAGAACAAAATGAAAATACAGAAACAAGTGAATATcaagaattattaaataaaacaaacaaaagaAGACGTAAAGGAtcaagagaagagaaaaaaatatcggAGAAGGCATTAATTGAAACAGATGATGTTGAATCATTAAGTTTATACAATGGAGTTGATAGTGATACAGAGGTTTACCATGTCAGACCGACTAGATCTGGAAGATTaccaaaagtaaaaaaattacaGGGACCAGATATAAATACATTGGACAATGAAATACTAAATTATGATTCTATTGATCATGAAACTGTAACCTCACCAAAAGATAATTTAATCTTTAATAATACTGACATTAATCAAGAAACTCAATATGAAAATTCTGTTAAAACAGTCATACCAAATATTGATCATGTAGAGCCAGGATCTTTAGTTATTTTATCAAAGGAATCGCCAGAAGAACCTGGAAAAAGTGTTTTACAAGTTTATATGGTTAGTTCTAATATTAACGCTTCTCAAACTCTCAAAGAATCTAATATTACATCTGTAAATTTACCACCAGAACTCTTGGCGACTGTAACCACTAAATTATCAGACGTTGAATCAATTACAGTAAAACAAGAATATGAAtaa
- the Bbs5 gene encoding Bardet-Biedl syndrome 5 protein isoform X3, whose product MLHMQLRLGEFAVDKLDLIEDTKGNAGDNGRLIVTNLRIIWHSLLLPRINLSIGYNTFIAVNSKTIHTLQGRHTQALYILASFQNCRYEFIFTNQDSKSTRHYTSVIGIYRAYISSKVYREIKLRSGIINDQLLTLLPQETVCSTSQDTWNLSLEQGNMGTFIVTNVRLVWFADMNYQFNISIPYLIIANITIKSSKFGPTLVIVSTESSGGYILGFRVRPLQRLHTLYKEILMLFKTFEKFPIFGIDYILEHQAPVQQELSIEQYSEIQDNQVEILNVFGYYFSEGLNQRKPSFSNYLGLAAENPEETSTLQNIWELVPQN is encoded by the exons ATGCT tCACATGCAACTACGATTAGGAGAATTTGCTGTTGATAAACTTGATTTGATAGAAGATACAAAAGGAAATGCAGGTGATAATGGAAGACTCATAGTAACAAATCTCAGAATTATATGGCATTCTTTACTTCTTCCTCGAATAAATCTAA GTATTGGCTATAACACCTTCATTGCAGTGAATTCTAAAACTATACACACT TTACAAGGAAGACACACGCAAGCACTATATATTTTAGcttcttttcaaaattgcagatatgaatttatatttacaaatcAAGATTCAAAAAGTACAAGACATTATACATCTGTTATTGGTATATACAG AGCTTATATTTCATCCAAGGTTTATCGTGAAATTAAATTAAGAAGTGGAATAATTAACGATCAATTGTTGACTCTACTTCCACAAGAAACAGTATGCTCAACTTCACAAGATACTTGGAATTTATCATTAGAACAG GGAAATATGGGAACTTTTATTGTAACAAATGTACGTTTAGTATGGTTTGCTGATATGAATTATCAGTTTAATATATCCATTCCATATCTTATAATAGCAAAT ATTACTATTAAAAGTTCAAAATTTGGTCCAACTTTGGTCATCGTCAGTACAGAATCTAGCGGAGGTTACATATTAGGTTTTCGAGTTCGACCTCTTCAGAGGCTTCATACTCTTTATAAGGAAATTTTAATGCtatttaaaacatttgaaaaatttccaatttttggTATAGATTATATACTTGAACACCAA GCACCAGTGCAACAGGAGCTAAGTATAGAACAATATTCTGAAATACAAGATAATCAAGTCGAAATTTTAAATGTGTTTGGTTATTATTTTTCTGAAGGATTAAATCAGAGGAAACCTAGTTTTTCAAATTACTTAGGTCTTGCTGCAGAAAATCCTGAAGAAACTAGTACACTGCAGAACATATGGGAACTCGTGcctcaaaattaa
- the Bbs5 gene encoding Bardet-Biedl syndrome 5 protein isoform X2 — translation MLYFCSHMQLRLGEFAVDKLDLIEDTKGNAGDNGRLIVTNLRIIWHSLLLPRINLSIGYNTFIAVNSKTIHTLQGRHTQALYILASFQNCRYEFIFTNQDSKSTRHYTSVIGIYRAYISSKVYREIKLRSGIINDQLLTLLPQETVCSTSQDTWNLSLEQGNMGTFIVTNVRLVWFADMNYQFNISIPYLIIANITIKSSKFGPTLVIVSTESSGGYILGFRVRPLQRLHTLYKEILMLFKTFEKFPIFGIDYILEHQAPVQQELSIEQYSEIQDNQVEILNVFGYYFSEGLNQRKPSFSNYLGLAAENPEETSTLQNIWELVPQN, via the exons ATGTTGTACTTTTGTAG tCACATGCAACTACGATTAGGAGAATTTGCTGTTGATAAACTTGATTTGATAGAAGATACAAAAGGAAATGCAGGTGATAATGGAAGACTCATAGTAACAAATCTCAGAATTATATGGCATTCTTTACTTCTTCCTCGAATAAATCTAA GTATTGGCTATAACACCTTCATTGCAGTGAATTCTAAAACTATACACACT TTACAAGGAAGACACACGCAAGCACTATATATTTTAGcttcttttcaaaattgcagatatgaatttatatttacaaatcAAGATTCAAAAAGTACAAGACATTATACATCTGTTATTGGTATATACAG AGCTTATATTTCATCCAAGGTTTATCGTGAAATTAAATTAAGAAGTGGAATAATTAACGATCAATTGTTGACTCTACTTCCACAAGAAACAGTATGCTCAACTTCACAAGATACTTGGAATTTATCATTAGAACAG GGAAATATGGGAACTTTTATTGTAACAAATGTACGTTTAGTATGGTTTGCTGATATGAATTATCAGTTTAATATATCCATTCCATATCTTATAATAGCAAAT ATTACTATTAAAAGTTCAAAATTTGGTCCAACTTTGGTCATCGTCAGTACAGAATCTAGCGGAGGTTACATATTAGGTTTTCGAGTTCGACCTCTTCAGAGGCTTCATACTCTTTATAAGGAAATTTTAATGCtatttaaaacatttgaaaaatttccaatttttggTATAGATTATATACTTGAACACCAA GCACCAGTGCAACAGGAGCTAAGTATAGAACAATATTCTGAAATACAAGATAATCAAGTCGAAATTTTAAATGTGTTTGGTTATTATTTTTCTGAAGGATTAAATCAGAGGAAACCTAGTTTTTCAAATTACTTAGGTCTTGCTGCAGAAAATCCTGAAGAAACTAGTACACTGCAGAACATATGGGAACTCGTGcctcaaaattaa
- the Bbs5 gene encoding Bardet-Biedl syndrome 5 protein isoform X1: MWQDSEVRFDISHTHMQLRLGEFAVDKLDLIEDTKGNAGDNGRLIVTNLRIIWHSLLLPRINLSIGYNTFIAVNSKTIHTLQGRHTQALYILASFQNCRYEFIFTNQDSKSTRHYTSVIGIYRAYISSKVYREIKLRSGIINDQLLTLLPQETVCSTSQDTWNLSLEQGNMGTFIVTNVRLVWFADMNYQFNISIPYLIIANITIKSSKFGPTLVIVSTESSGGYILGFRVRPLQRLHTLYKEILMLFKTFEKFPIFGIDYILEHQAPVQQELSIEQYSEIQDNQVEILNVFGYYFSEGLNQRKPSFSNYLGLAAENPEETSTLQNIWELVPQN, from the exons atgtggcAAGATAGTGAAGTTCGATTTGACATTTCTCAcac tCACATGCAACTACGATTAGGAGAATTTGCTGTTGATAAACTTGATTTGATAGAAGATACAAAAGGAAATGCAGGTGATAATGGAAGACTCATAGTAACAAATCTCAGAATTATATGGCATTCTTTACTTCTTCCTCGAATAAATCTAA GTATTGGCTATAACACCTTCATTGCAGTGAATTCTAAAACTATACACACT TTACAAGGAAGACACACGCAAGCACTATATATTTTAGcttcttttcaaaattgcagatatgaatttatatttacaaatcAAGATTCAAAAAGTACAAGACATTATACATCTGTTATTGGTATATACAG AGCTTATATTTCATCCAAGGTTTATCGTGAAATTAAATTAAGAAGTGGAATAATTAACGATCAATTGTTGACTCTACTTCCACAAGAAACAGTATGCTCAACTTCACAAGATACTTGGAATTTATCATTAGAACAG GGAAATATGGGAACTTTTATTGTAACAAATGTACGTTTAGTATGGTTTGCTGATATGAATTATCAGTTTAATATATCCATTCCATATCTTATAATAGCAAAT ATTACTATTAAAAGTTCAAAATTTGGTCCAACTTTGGTCATCGTCAGTACAGAATCTAGCGGAGGTTACATATTAGGTTTTCGAGTTCGACCTCTTCAGAGGCTTCATACTCTTTATAAGGAAATTTTAATGCtatttaaaacatttgaaaaatttccaatttttggTATAGATTATATACTTGAACACCAA GCACCAGTGCAACAGGAGCTAAGTATAGAACAATATTCTGAAATACAAGATAATCAAGTCGAAATTTTAAATGTGTTTGGTTATTATTTTTCTGAAGGATTAAATCAGAGGAAACCTAGTTTTTCAAATTACTTAGGTCTTGCTGCAGAAAATCCTGAAGAAACTAGTACACTGCAGAACATATGGGAACTCGTGcctcaaaattaa
- the Bbs5 gene encoding Bardet-Biedl syndrome 5 protein isoform X4 produces the protein MQLRLGEFAVDKLDLIEDTKGNAGDNGRLIVTNLRIIWHSLLLPRINLSIGYNTFIAVNSKTIHTLQGRHTQALYILASFQNCRYEFIFTNQDSKSTRHYTSVIGIYRAYISSKVYREIKLRSGIINDQLLTLLPQETVCSTSQDTWNLSLEQGNMGTFIVTNVRLVWFADMNYQFNISIPYLIIANITIKSSKFGPTLVIVSTESSGGYILGFRVRPLQRLHTLYKEILMLFKTFEKFPIFGIDYILEHQAPVQQELSIEQYSEIQDNQVEILNVFGYYFSEGLNQRKPSFSNYLGLAAENPEETSTLQNIWELVPQN, from the exons ATGCAACTACGATTAGGAGAATTTGCTGTTGATAAACTTGATTTGATAGAAGATACAAAAGGAAATGCAGGTGATAATGGAAGACTCATAGTAACAAATCTCAGAATTATATGGCATTCTTTACTTCTTCCTCGAATAAATCTAA GTATTGGCTATAACACCTTCATTGCAGTGAATTCTAAAACTATACACACT TTACAAGGAAGACACACGCAAGCACTATATATTTTAGcttcttttcaaaattgcagatatgaatttatatttacaaatcAAGATTCAAAAAGTACAAGACATTATACATCTGTTATTGGTATATACAG AGCTTATATTTCATCCAAGGTTTATCGTGAAATTAAATTAAGAAGTGGAATAATTAACGATCAATTGTTGACTCTACTTCCACAAGAAACAGTATGCTCAACTTCACAAGATACTTGGAATTTATCATTAGAACAG GGAAATATGGGAACTTTTATTGTAACAAATGTACGTTTAGTATGGTTTGCTGATATGAATTATCAGTTTAATATATCCATTCCATATCTTATAATAGCAAAT ATTACTATTAAAAGTTCAAAATTTGGTCCAACTTTGGTCATCGTCAGTACAGAATCTAGCGGAGGTTACATATTAGGTTTTCGAGTTCGACCTCTTCAGAGGCTTCATACTCTTTATAAGGAAATTTTAATGCtatttaaaacatttgaaaaatttccaatttttggTATAGATTATATACTTGAACACCAA GCACCAGTGCAACAGGAGCTAAGTATAGAACAATATTCTGAAATACAAGATAATCAAGTCGAAATTTTAAATGTGTTTGGTTATTATTTTTCTGAAGGATTAAATCAGAGGAAACCTAGTTTTTCAAATTACTTAGGTCTTGCTGCAGAAAATCCTGAAGAAACTAGTACACTGCAGAACATATGGGAACTCGTGcctcaaaattaa
- the Adp gene encoding WD and tetratricopeptide repeats 1, translating into MLNIHDKDYRVLDLVRQREIQDSITSAVSRRLQVTESLISRLGLEKELVGHAGCVNCLEWNENGQILASASDDMDIILWDPFRYEKKLVLETDHIGNIFSVKFMPKSNDSILVSGAGDGKVRVRDLTLFEPIFICDCHMSRVKRIATASTEPFLFWSAGEDGLILQHDIRTPHTCKSSECSIVLINLSNHLGQFAQGKCISVNPKKSELIAIGASDAYIRMYDRRMIKLSQVPFTSNPLVHRASRDLGLPVGGEGDPDDNIPLGCAQYFIAGHLQSRVRDSRTLTTTNLTFNADGNELLVNMGGEQIYLFDINDPKTMKTYFGYSSNACSGKSYMEKNQADNRDISRKNIKILPQHIEELKCQANRNFEQKKYTSAITLYNKAISYCPNAAVLFANRAAAYMKRTWDGDTYAAVKDCQTTLLLDPGHVKSYFRLARCLFEVHRSVEAYKVIVEFKIKFPEYASNSACKALIMQIEGAIVSEKDDTKTILQISKYEQAWRHNTIDYKMRFCGHCNTTTDIKEANFFGSNGQYIMAGSDDGSFFIWDRNTTNIIRVLRGDNFIVNCLQPHPSTCLLATSGIESVIRLWSPLPEDGSVNEREIQNLEGAATANQTRMNTDPFEVMLTNMGYHFPVQQNEEVTVDVDEAFDQSILHPSNCRPS; encoded by the exons atgcTTAACATACACGATAAAGATTATAGAGTTTTAGATTTGGTACGGCAACGTGAGATACAG GATTCTATAACAAGTGCAGTTTCTCGGAGATTACAAGTTACAGAAAGTTTAATATCTCGATTAGGATTAGAAAAAGAATTGGTTGGACATGCAGGATGTGTTAATTGCTTAGAATGGAATGAAAATGGGCA GATTCTTGCTTCAGCATCTGATGATATGGATATTATTTTATGGGATCCATTTCGATATGAAAAAAAGTTAGTACTTGAAACTGATCATattggaaatatattttctgttaAG TTTATGCCAAAGTCAAATGATAGTATACTGGTGTCAGGTGCTGGGGATGGCAAAGTACGAGTTCGTGATCTTACACTTTTTGAACCCATATTTATATGTGATTGCCATATGAGTCGTGTCAAACGTATTGCTACTGCGTCTACTGAACCTTTCCTATTTTGGAGTGCTGGAGAAGATGGTCTTATTTTACAACATGATATTCGCACTCCACACACCTGCAAAAGCAGTGAATGTAGTATTGTATTAATAAACCTTTCTAATCATTTGGGTCAATTTGCACAAGGCAAATGTATTTCTGTCAATCCAAAAAAATCTGAATTAATAGCCATTGGAGCTAGCGATGCCTACATACGAATGTACGATCGCAGAATGATTAAACTTTCTCAG GTGCCTTTTACTTCTAATCCATTGGTTCACCGGGCTAGCAGAGATTTAGGATTACCTGTTGGTGGTGAAGGGGATCCAGATGATAATATACCATTGGGTTGCGCACAGTACTTTATCGCGG GTCATTTGCAGTCTCGAGTACGTGATAGTAGGACTCTTACTACTACAAATTTAACCTTCAATGCTGATGGGAATGAGCTCCTTGTCAATATGGGTGgtgaacaaatttatttatttgacatCAATGATCCAAAAACCATGAAGACATACTTTGGTTACTCTTCAAATGCATGTTCAg GAAAATCGTACATGGAAAAGAATCAGGCGGACAATAGGGATATTAGTAGGAAGAATATTAAAATCCTACCACAACATATTGAAGAATTAAAATGTCAA GCTAATAGAAACtttgaacaaaaaaaatatacttcaGCAATTACTTTATACAACAAGGCAATTAGTTACTGTCCTAATGCAGCTGTGCTTTTTGCTAACAGAGCTGCAGCATATATGAAACGAACTTG GGATGGTGATACATATGCTGCTGTTAAGGACTGTCAAACAACATTACTTCTTGATCCAGGACATGTAAAATCATATTTTAG ATTGGCGCGATGCTTATTTGAAGTTCATCGATCTGTTGAAGCTTATAAAGTAATTGTGGAGTTTAAGATAAAGTTTCCTGAATATGCATCTAATTCTGCCTGTAAAGCATTAATAATGCAAATAGAAGGAGCTATAGTATCTG agAAAGATGATACTAAAACAATATTACAAATATCGAAATATGAACAAGCATGGCGACATAATACAATTGACTATAAAATGAGATTCTGTGGGCACTGTAATACTACTACCGATATAAAAGAAGCTAACTTCTTTGGAAG CAATGGGCAATATATTATGGCAGGATCAGATGATGGTTCCTTTTTTATTTGGGATCGTAATACCACAAATATTATCCGCGTATTAAGGGGAGATAATTTCATTGTAAACTGCCTTCAACCTCATCCATCCACATGTTTGTTAGCTACTAGTGGTATCGAATCAGTAATTAGATTATGGAGTCCTTTACCTGAG GATGGCAGTGTGAAcgaacgagaaattcaaaatttagaaGGTGCCGCAACCGCAAATCAAACACGAATGAACACTGACCCATTTGAAGTAATGCTCACGAATATGGGATATCATTTTCCTGTTCAACAGAATGAAGAAGTTACTGTAGATGTCGATGAAGCTTTCGACCAGTCAATTCTGCACCCTTCGAATTGTAGACCAAGTTAA